In Mytilus trossulus isolate FHL-02 chromosome 6, PNRI_Mtr1.1.1.hap1, whole genome shotgun sequence, a single window of DNA contains:
- the LOC134722307 gene encoding uncharacterized protein LOC134722307, translated as MAIHTSFDFYKPGTNITSMEYIKKYIDPDYPSFYSDIWKSVGCESGANFYAGDSDDKIYINDFTNGFTFKLHNISFESVQTVHGRNRKQSGYSMKLVNEAFKFYSNYSTRKEISWIVNEDYSPVSNFKILSWNKHSTINVKNNVRGIKAECVNTDNISSLPAMCYYTNKEFFYTDEFLDIIGISRDMDRKEYHQRSKRLYSFLKDNIGNEELVETRRTLMDNKFKWLCGAFETCFVSGSKAEGLDIIGSDTDHMCVIDDADEIDGNFRVQDGFIFDSTSDTTSPGYISIRQVRNGIISNIDYSSSKFKLIRKEEFEFRFQSLIITYKHGPSISTSNSGMEIDWVYCFKSEIWPRIATEFANRHRCFEWPSKELDFHITESGCHVVPKSSVENQHGDEWRLSFSQAENALVRSFNHTQLMTYGALKIVFEEIFNEKGTNYECVFASYILKTALFWVSEDHEQIIWQPSNIILCITLCIIYLRKCVKNMNCPNFFVETNNMYLDKYPEEAIPGLLEILDVVSSNILRLVWQATPFSISKKDHQVISGKNWEIANNVNTNRLAFLSYHKILIFHQWKYHRCKTNNECPSSGVGDKPVHKFLKKLILYPCYQFIKCPSTPTNKHDYVLNKLILQFILRGNKVNKVTAELNLASWFYNFERYEDCLQVIDVALEWIGNAVYIFDISGVFQNQTVDIQVVLQSYHFREMALKFHLEPYKMFPNSNCAIDEMKECMKYCKSKLKATVLDDFGLIIHAETYCHFLRFLCYHKQKRFRKRSISLKDLYDVKYLEQCAMYQHNKFYSFLLGEMCKQLIKGKNENIDYDKIFVSMGKDLSLDIIAETGINTSKY; from the exons ATGGCGATACACACAtcctttgatttttataaaccCGGAACGAATATAACAAGTATGGAATATATCAAAAAGTACATAGATCCGGATTACCCATCGTTCTATAGTGATATTTGGAAGTCTGTTGGTTGTGAATCAGGTGCCAACTTCTATGCTGGAGACAGTGATGACAAAATTTACATTAACGATTTCACAAATGGATTTACTTTCAAATTGCATAACATATCATTCGAATCTGTACAAACTGTTCATGGAAGAAACCGAAAACAGTCCGGATACTCCATGAAACTGGTAAATGAGGCttttaagttttattcaaattattctACAAGAAAGGAGATTTCATGGATTGTAAATGAGGACTACAGTCCTGtatcaaactttaaaatcttaagTTGGAATAAGCATTCTACAATCAATGTGAAAAACAATGTTAGAGGTATCAAGGCAGAATGCGTTAACACAGATAATATCAGCTCTTTACCTGCTATGTGTTACTATACAAATAAAGAATTCTTCTATACAGATGAATTTTTAGACATTATAGGAATTTCTAGAG ACATGGACAGAAAAGAGTATCATCAAAGGTCAAAAAGGTTGTACTCATTTCTTAAAGATAACATTGGTAATGAGGAATTGGTTGAAACAAGGAGAACTTTAATGGATAATAAATTCAAATGGTTATGTGGGGCTTTCGAAACTTGTTTTGTTAGCGGAAGTAAAGCTGAAGGTCTTGACATCATAGGCAGTGATACTGATCATATGTGTGTTATTGATGATGCAGATGAAATAGATGGAAATTTCCGCGTTCAAGATGGATTCATCTTCGATTCAACTTCTGACACTACCTCACCTGGATATATCTCGATAAGACAGGTTCGCAATGGAATAATTTCAAACATAGACTACAGTAGTAGCAAGTTTAAATTAATAAGAAAGGAAGAGTTTGAATTTAGATTTCAAAGTTTAATTATTACTTACAAACATGGACCATCAATATCTACATCGAATTCGGGAATGGAAATCGACTGGGTTTATTGCTTTAAATCGGAAATATGGCCACGTATTGCCACGGAATTTGCAAACAGACACAGGTGCTTTGAATGGCCTTCTAAAGAGCTTGATTTTCACATAACTGAGTCTGGGTGTCATGTTGTACCAAAGTCATCAGTAGAAAATCAACATGGCGATGAATGGAGATTATCCTTTTCTCAAGCTGAAAATGCTTTAGTAAGATCATTTAACCACACCCAGTTAATGACTTATGGCGCATTGAAAATAGTATTTGAAGAGATTTTCAATGAAAAAGGAACCAATTATGAATGTGTTTTTGcttcatatatattgaaaacagCATTATTTTGGGTTTCTGAAGACCATGAACAAATCATTTGGCAGCCATCAAATATAATACTATGTATTACATTATGTATAATCTATCTAAGGAAATGTGTTAAAAATATGAACTGTCCTAATTTTTTCgttgaaacaaacaatatgtaTCTTGACAAATATCCAGAAGAAGCGATTCCGGGgcttttagaaattttagatGTTGTCAGTTCTAACATATTGCGATTGGTCTGGCAGGCTACGCCCTTTTCAATTTCTAAGAAAGACCACCAGGTCATTAGTGGCAAAAATTGGGAAATTGCAAATAACGTAAACACCAATCGTCTAGCATTTTTATCTTATCATAAAATTCTTATCTTCCACCAGTGGAAATATCACAGatgcaaaacaaataatgagTGTCCTTCTTCAGGCGTAGGTGACAAGCCAGTACACAAATTTCTCAAGAAACTTATTCTCTATCCGTGTTATCAGTTCATTAAATGTCCAAGTACTCCGACGAATAAACATGACTACGTTCTGAATAAGTTAATTTTGCAGTTTATATTGCGCGGGAATAAAGTTAACAAAGTCACGGCAGAATTGAATTTAGCGTCGTGGTTTTATAACTTTGAGAGATATGAGGATTGTCTTCAAGTGATTGATGTCGCTCTGGAATGGATCGGTAATGCCGTTTACATTTTCGATATTTCCGGAGTGTTTCAAAATCAAACAGTCGACATCCAAGTTGTTTTACAATCATATCATTTCAGAGAAATGGCCTTGAAATTTCATTTGGAACCATATAAAATGTTCCCAAATTCAAACTGTGCTATTGATGAAATGAAAGaatgtatgaaatattgcaAATCCAAGTTAAAAGCCACTGTATTGGATGACTTTGGATTGATTATTCATGCCGAAACCTATTGTCATTTTTTGCGTTTTTTATGCTACCATAAACAGAAAAGGTTTCGAAAACGTTCAATATCTTTAAAAGATCTTTATGATGTAAAATACTTAGAACAATGTGCCATGTACCAGCATAACAAGTTTTACAGTTTTCTATTGGGTGAAATGTGTAAACAGCTTATCAAAGGCAAAAACGAAAATATAgattatgacaaaatatttgtaagcATGGGTAAAGATTTGTCTTTGGACATTATTGCAGAGACTGGGATCAATACAAGTAAATATTGA